From Anopheles arabiensis isolate DONGOLA chromosome 3, AaraD3, whole genome shotgun sequence, a single genomic window includes:
- the LOC120900080 gene encoding probable nuclear hormone receptor HR3 isoform X8, with protein sequence MFTPRMFEMWSNVTSKLEAHIPMQTNVQASTVQNSSSGSIKAQIEIIPCKVCGDKSSGVHYGVITCEGCKGFFRRSQSSVVNYQCPRNKQCVVDRVNRNRCQYCRLQKCLKLGMSRDAVKFGRMSKKQREKVEDEVRFHRAQMRAQNDAAPDSSVFDTQTPSSSDQLHHGYNGNSSHSYTYSNEVGYSSPYGYSTSVTPQQTMGYDISADYVDSTTTYEPRSTMIDSDFISGHNKDGSPEQNRAITLNDIRLARVQQTTATTTTGVGQGGSDVIADGVNDGGGGGPRGLTPQQQQQQQQQQAHQPAQTATHTLPPQQQPQPAAALANHQTTGNGNTTTSNSTIITIKQEQLTNVDSLVGSFVDSTTFLPSPPASQQQQQQQQQHPHHQHQQLGSAAQMVTSNGVGGLAGVPTATAVVAVAATTVPTPVTGSDVTGSSIRRNDCCQTAVAPGGTGSDGIAHSAQAHHHHHQNTPVSFGEDDSSCDSHTRWAEGDINDVLIKTLAEAHANTNHKLEIVHEMFRKPQDVSRLLYYKNMTQEELWLDCAEKLTAMIQQIIEFAKLIPGFMRLSQDDQILLLKTGSFELAIVRMSRLMDLSTNSVLYGDIMLPQEAFYTSDSFEMKLVACIFETAKSITELKLTETELALYQSLVLLWPERNGVRGNTEIQRLFNMSMSAIRQEIEANHAPLKGDVTVLDTLLNKIPTFRELSIMHMEALQKFKQDHPQYVFPALYKELFSIDSQQDLMT encoded by the exons CTCAAATCGAGATCATACCGTGCAAGGTGTGCGGCGACAAGTCGTCCGGGGTGCATTACGGTGTGATCACCTGCGAGGGCTGCAAGGGCTTCTTCCGAAGGTCGCAGAGCTCCGTCGTCAACTATCAGTGCCCGCGTAACAAGCAGTGCGTGGTGGATCGGGTCAACCGAAATCGATGCCAGTACTGTCGACTGCAAAAGTGCCTAAAGCTGGGAATGAGTCGTGACG CTGTCAAATTCGGACGCATGTCCAAGAAGCAACGGGAGAAGGTCGAGGACGAGGTACGGTTTCACCGGGCTCAGATGCGCGCACAAAATGACGCCGCCCCGGACAGCTCCGTGTTCGACACGCAGACACCTTCCAGCAGCGATCAGTTGCATCACGGTTACAATGG AAACTCTTCCCACAGCTACACATATTCGAACGAGGTCGGCTACAGCAGCCCGTACGGCTACTCGACCTCGGTGACGCCGCAGCAAACGATGGGCTACGACATCTCGGCCGACTACGTGGATAGTACAACAACTTATGAACCAAGAAGTACGATGATAGACTCAGATTTCATAAGTGGACACA ACAAGGATGGCTCGCCGGAACAGAACCGAGCGATCACGCTCAACGATATCCGGTTGGCGCGCGTACAGCAAACGACCGCCACCACGACGACCGGTGTCGGGCAGGGCGGTAGTGATGTGATCGCCGACGGTGtcaatgatggtggtggtggtggtccccGAGGTTTGacaccccagcagcagcagcagcagcagcagcagcaagcgcatCAACCGGCACAAACGGCCACGCATACGCTCCCACCACAGCAACAGCCGCAGCCGGCTGCGGCACTGGCAAACCATCAAACCACCGGCAACGGCAACACCACTACCAGCAATAGTACAATTATCACCATCAAGCAGGAGCAGCTTACCAACGTTGATAGCCTTGTTGGTAGCTTTGTCGATTCAACAACCTTCTTGCCATCGCCACCGGCtagccaacagcagcagcagcagcagcagcaacatccaCACCATCAGCACCAACAGCTGGGCAGTGCGGCACAGATGGTGACGTCCAATGGGGTCGGCGGTCTGGCCGGTGTACCGACGGCGACGGCCGTGGTGGCAGTGGCCGCAACCACCGTCCCAACGCCCGTCACTGGATCAG ATGTCACTGGTAGTAGCATTAGACGGAACGACTGCTGCCAGACTGCGGTCGCACCGGGTGGTACCGGGTCGGATGGTATTGCGCACTCTGCACAGgctcaccatcaccatcaccagaaCACGCCGGTCTCGTTCGGCGAGGATGATAGCTCCTGCGATTCGCACACACGATGGG CCGAAGGTGATATCAATGACGTGCTGATAAAGACCCTTGCAGAAGCGCACGCAAACACCAACCACAAGCTAGAGATAGTGCACGAAATGTTCAGAAAACCACAG GATGTTTCCCGCTTACTCTACTACAAGAACATGACCCAGGAGGAGCTATGGTTGGACTGTGCGGAGAAGCTAACGGCCATGATCCAGCAGATCATTGAGTTCGCCAAGCTGATACCGGGCTTCATGCGGTTAAGTCAAGACGATCAG ATTTTGCTCCTCAAAACGGGCTCGTTCGAGCTGGCAATCGTGCGCATGTCTCGACTGATGGATCTCTCAACCAACTCCGTGCTGTACGGTGACATTATGCTGCCGCAGGAAGCCTTCTACACGTCCGACTCGTTCGAGATGAAGCTGGTCGCGTGCATATTCGAGACGGCGAAAAGTATTACGGAGCTGAAACTGACCGAAACGGAGCTGGCGCTCTATCAAAGTCTGGTGCTACTGTGGCCTG AACGAAATGGCGTACGAGGAAACACGGAAATCCAGCGGCTGTTTAATATGAGCATGTCCGCGATCCGGCAGGAGATTGAAGCGAACCATGCACCGCTCAAAGGCGACGTGACGGTGCTCGATACGTTGCTCAACAAAATCCCCACCTTCCG TGAGCTCTCGATCATGCACATGGAGGCGTTACAGAAGTTCAAACAGGATCACCCGCAGTACGTTTTCCCGGCACTCTACAAGGAACTGTTCTCGATCGATTCGCAGCAGGACCTGATGACATAA
- the LOC120900080 gene encoding probable nuclear hormone receptor HR3 isoform X11, translating into MTAQIEIIPCKVCGDKSSGVHYGVITCEGCKGFFRRSQSSVVNYQCPRNKQCVVDRVNRNRCQYCRLQKCLKLGMSRDAVKFGRMSKKQREKVEDEVRFHRAQMRAQNDAAPDSSVFDTQTPSSSDQLHHGYNGNSSHSYTYSNEVGYSSPYGYSTSVTPQQTMGYDISADYVDSTTTYEPRSTMIDSDFISGHNKDGSPEQNRAITLNDIRLARVQQTTATTTTGVGQGGSDVIADGVNDGGGGGPRGLTPQQQQQQQQQQAHQPAQTATHTLPPQQQPQPAAALANHQTTGNGNTTTSNSTIITIKQEQLTNVDSLVGSFVDSTTFLPSPPASQQQQQQQQQHPHHQHQQLGSAAQMVTSNGVGGLAGVPTATAVVAVAATTVPTPVTGSDVTGSSIRRNDCCQTAVAPGGTGSDGIAHSAQAHHHHHQNTPVSFGEDDSSCDSHTRWAEGDINDVLIKTLAEAHANTNHKLEIVHEMFRKPQDVSRLLYYKNMTQEELWLDCAEKLTAMIQQIIEFAKLIPGFMRLSQDDQILLLKTGSFELAIVRMSRLMDLSTNSVLYGDIMLPQEAFYTSDSFEMKLVACIFETAKSITELKLTETELALYQSLVLLWPERNGVRGNTEIQRLFNMSMSAIRQEIEANHAPLKGDVTVLDTLLNKIPTFRELSIMHMEALQKFKQDHPQYVFPALYKELFSIDSQQDLMT; encoded by the exons CTCAAATCGAGATCATACCGTGCAAGGTGTGCGGCGACAAGTCGTCCGGGGTGCATTACGGTGTGATCACCTGCGAGGGCTGCAAGGGCTTCTTCCGAAGGTCGCAGAGCTCCGTCGTCAACTATCAGTGCCCGCGTAACAAGCAGTGCGTGGTGGATCGGGTCAACCGAAATCGATGCCAGTACTGTCGACTGCAAAAGTGCCTAAAGCTGGGAATGAGTCGTGACG CTGTCAAATTCGGACGCATGTCCAAGAAGCAACGGGAGAAGGTCGAGGACGAGGTACGGTTTCACCGGGCTCAGATGCGCGCACAAAATGACGCCGCCCCGGACAGCTCCGTGTTCGACACGCAGACACCTTCCAGCAGCGATCAGTTGCATCACGGTTACAATGG AAACTCTTCCCACAGCTACACATATTCGAACGAGGTCGGCTACAGCAGCCCGTACGGCTACTCGACCTCGGTGACGCCGCAGCAAACGATGGGCTACGACATCTCGGCCGACTACGTGGATAGTACAACAACTTATGAACCAAGAAGTACGATGATAGACTCAGATTTCATAAGTGGACACA ACAAGGATGGCTCGCCGGAACAGAACCGAGCGATCACGCTCAACGATATCCGGTTGGCGCGCGTACAGCAAACGACCGCCACCACGACGACCGGTGTCGGGCAGGGCGGTAGTGATGTGATCGCCGACGGTGtcaatgatggtggtggtggtggtccccGAGGTTTGacaccccagcagcagcagcagcagcagcagcagcaagcgcatCAACCGGCACAAACGGCCACGCATACGCTCCCACCACAGCAACAGCCGCAGCCGGCTGCGGCACTGGCAAACCATCAAACCACCGGCAACGGCAACACCACTACCAGCAATAGTACAATTATCACCATCAAGCAGGAGCAGCTTACCAACGTTGATAGCCTTGTTGGTAGCTTTGTCGATTCAACAACCTTCTTGCCATCGCCACCGGCtagccaacagcagcagcagcagcagcagcaacatccaCACCATCAGCACCAACAGCTGGGCAGTGCGGCACAGATGGTGACGTCCAATGGGGTCGGCGGTCTGGCCGGTGTACCGACGGCGACGGCCGTGGTGGCAGTGGCCGCAACCACCGTCCCAACGCCCGTCACTGGATCAG ATGTCACTGGTAGTAGCATTAGACGGAACGACTGCTGCCAGACTGCGGTCGCACCGGGTGGTACCGGGTCGGATGGTATTGCGCACTCTGCACAGgctcaccatcaccatcaccagaaCACGCCGGTCTCGTTCGGCGAGGATGATAGCTCCTGCGATTCGCACACACGATGGG CCGAAGGTGATATCAATGACGTGCTGATAAAGACCCTTGCAGAAGCGCACGCAAACACCAACCACAAGCTAGAGATAGTGCACGAAATGTTCAGAAAACCACAG GATGTTTCCCGCTTACTCTACTACAAGAACATGACCCAGGAGGAGCTATGGTTGGACTGTGCGGAGAAGCTAACGGCCATGATCCAGCAGATCATTGAGTTCGCCAAGCTGATACCGGGCTTCATGCGGTTAAGTCAAGACGATCAG ATTTTGCTCCTCAAAACGGGCTCGTTCGAGCTGGCAATCGTGCGCATGTCTCGACTGATGGATCTCTCAACCAACTCCGTGCTGTACGGTGACATTATGCTGCCGCAGGAAGCCTTCTACACGTCCGACTCGTTCGAGATGAAGCTGGTCGCGTGCATATTCGAGACGGCGAAAAGTATTACGGAGCTGAAACTGACCGAAACGGAGCTGGCGCTCTATCAAAGTCTGGTGCTACTGTGGCCTG AACGAAATGGCGTACGAGGAAACACGGAAATCCAGCGGCTGTTTAATATGAGCATGTCCGCGATCCGGCAGGAGATTGAAGCGAACCATGCACCGCTCAAAGGCGACGTGACGGTGCTCGATACGTTGCTCAACAAAATCCCCACCTTCCG TGAGCTCTCGATCATGCACATGGAGGCGTTACAGAAGTTCAAACAGGATCACCCGCAGTACGTTTTCCCGGCACTCTACAAGGAACTGTTCTCGATCGATTCGCAGCAGGACCTGATGACATAA
- the LOC120900080 gene encoding probable nuclear hormone receptor HR3 isoform X9: protein MFTPRMFEMWSNVTSKLEAHIPMQTNVQASTVQNSSSGSIKAQIEIIPCKVCGDKSSGVHYGVITCEGCKGFFRRSQSSVVNYQCPRNKQCVVDRVNRNRCQYCRLQKCLKLGMSRDAVKFGRMSKKQREKVEDEVRFHRAQMRAQNDAAPDSSVFDTQTPSSSDQLHHGYNGYTYSNEVGYSSPYGYSTSVTPQQTMGYDISADYVDSTTTYEPRSTMIDSDFISGHNKDGSPEQNRAITLNDIRLARVQQTTATTTTGVGQGGSDVIADGVNDGGGGGPRGLTPQQQQQQQQQQAHQPAQTATHTLPPQQQPQPAAALANHQTTGNGNTTTSNSTIITIKQEQLTNVDSLVGSFVDSTTFLPSPPASQQQQQQQQQHPHHQHQQLGSAAQMVTSNGVGGLAGVPTATAVVAVAATTVPTPVTGSDVTGSSIRRNDCCQTAVAPGGTGSDGIAHSAQAHHHHHQNTPVSFGEDDSSCDSHTRWAEGDINDVLIKTLAEAHANTNHKLEIVHEMFRKPQDVSRLLYYKNMTQEELWLDCAEKLTAMIQQIIEFAKLIPGFMRLSQDDQILLLKTGSFELAIVRMSRLMDLSTNSVLYGDIMLPQEAFYTSDSFEMKLVACIFETAKSITELKLTETELALYQSLVLLWPERNGVRGNTEIQRLFNMSMSAIRQEIEANHAPLKGDVTVLDTLLNKIPTFRELSIMHMEALQKFKQDHPQYVFPALYKELFSIDSQQDLMT, encoded by the exons CTCAAATCGAGATCATACCGTGCAAGGTGTGCGGCGACAAGTCGTCCGGGGTGCATTACGGTGTGATCACCTGCGAGGGCTGCAAGGGCTTCTTCCGAAGGTCGCAGAGCTCCGTCGTCAACTATCAGTGCCCGCGTAACAAGCAGTGCGTGGTGGATCGGGTCAACCGAAATCGATGCCAGTACTGTCGACTGCAAAAGTGCCTAAAGCTGGGAATGAGTCGTGACG CTGTCAAATTCGGACGCATGTCCAAGAAGCAACGGGAGAAGGTCGAGGACGAGGTACGGTTTCACCGGGCTCAGATGCGCGCACAAAATGACGCCGCCCCGGACAGCTCCGTGTTCGACACGCAGACACCTTCCAGCAGCGATCAGTTGCATCACGGTTACAATGG CTACACATATTCGAACGAGGTCGGCTACAGCAGCCCGTACGGCTACTCGACCTCGGTGACGCCGCAGCAAACGATGGGCTACGACATCTCGGCCGACTACGTGGATAGTACAACAACTTATGAACCAAGAAGTACGATGATAGACTCAGATTTCATAAGTGGACACA ACAAGGATGGCTCGCCGGAACAGAACCGAGCGATCACGCTCAACGATATCCGGTTGGCGCGCGTACAGCAAACGACCGCCACCACGACGACCGGTGTCGGGCAGGGCGGTAGTGATGTGATCGCCGACGGTGtcaatgatggtggtggtggtggtccccGAGGTTTGacaccccagcagcagcagcagcagcagcagcagcaagcgcatCAACCGGCACAAACGGCCACGCATACGCTCCCACCACAGCAACAGCCGCAGCCGGCTGCGGCACTGGCAAACCATCAAACCACCGGCAACGGCAACACCACTACCAGCAATAGTACAATTATCACCATCAAGCAGGAGCAGCTTACCAACGTTGATAGCCTTGTTGGTAGCTTTGTCGATTCAACAACCTTCTTGCCATCGCCACCGGCtagccaacagcagcagcagcagcagcagcaacatccaCACCATCAGCACCAACAGCTGGGCAGTGCGGCACAGATGGTGACGTCCAATGGGGTCGGCGGTCTGGCCGGTGTACCGACGGCGACGGCCGTGGTGGCAGTGGCCGCAACCACCGTCCCAACGCCCGTCACTGGATCAG ATGTCACTGGTAGTAGCATTAGACGGAACGACTGCTGCCAGACTGCGGTCGCACCGGGTGGTACCGGGTCGGATGGTATTGCGCACTCTGCACAGgctcaccatcaccatcaccagaaCACGCCGGTCTCGTTCGGCGAGGATGATAGCTCCTGCGATTCGCACACACGATGGG CCGAAGGTGATATCAATGACGTGCTGATAAAGACCCTTGCAGAAGCGCACGCAAACACCAACCACAAGCTAGAGATAGTGCACGAAATGTTCAGAAAACCACAG GATGTTTCCCGCTTACTCTACTACAAGAACATGACCCAGGAGGAGCTATGGTTGGACTGTGCGGAGAAGCTAACGGCCATGATCCAGCAGATCATTGAGTTCGCCAAGCTGATACCGGGCTTCATGCGGTTAAGTCAAGACGATCAG ATTTTGCTCCTCAAAACGGGCTCGTTCGAGCTGGCAATCGTGCGCATGTCTCGACTGATGGATCTCTCAACCAACTCCGTGCTGTACGGTGACATTATGCTGCCGCAGGAAGCCTTCTACACGTCCGACTCGTTCGAGATGAAGCTGGTCGCGTGCATATTCGAGACGGCGAAAAGTATTACGGAGCTGAAACTGACCGAAACGGAGCTGGCGCTCTATCAAAGTCTGGTGCTACTGTGGCCTG AACGAAATGGCGTACGAGGAAACACGGAAATCCAGCGGCTGTTTAATATGAGCATGTCCGCGATCCGGCAGGAGATTGAAGCGAACCATGCACCGCTCAAAGGCGACGTGACGGTGCTCGATACGTTGCTCAACAAAATCCCCACCTTCCG TGAGCTCTCGATCATGCACATGGAGGCGTTACAGAAGTTCAAACAGGATCACCCGCAGTACGTTTTCCCGGCACTCTACAAGGAACTGTTCTCGATCGATTCGCAGCAGGACCTGATGACATAA